One Burkholderia sp. PAMC 26561 genomic window carries:
- a CDS encoding GntR family transcriptional regulator encodes MSEDKMKALSKVSVIGNAVPAAAATAESIAANIRDAILEHRLAPAAKLTEAQLCEVFDVKRGTVRQALAQLASERLVDLEPNRGAFVASPSVQEVHEVFEMRRIVEMAVVERICSGHGTRRLKSISATIGRERKAYESRDFSSWIRLSGEFHKELAQLTGNTVLCECLSGLVARSTLISALYESLGRSSCSFEDHEEILAALDAGDAPKAAELMARHLQDVEMKMLDRPARGAVDLHEVFAKPKSAEREKSA; translated from the coding sequence ATGTCCGAAGACAAAATGAAAGCTTTATCGAAGGTAAGCGTCATTGGTAATGCGGTTCCGGCTGCCGCGGCTACGGCCGAATCGATCGCGGCAAACATCCGTGATGCGATCCTCGAACATCGTCTCGCGCCTGCGGCCAAGCTAACAGAAGCGCAGTTGTGCGAAGTATTCGATGTAAAGCGCGGTACGGTGCGCCAGGCGCTGGCGCAACTCGCGAGCGAGCGTCTGGTCGATCTCGAGCCGAACCGGGGCGCATTTGTCGCGAGTCCGTCGGTGCAAGAGGTCCATGAAGTGTTCGAGATGCGGCGCATCGTCGAGATGGCCGTGGTCGAGCGCATTTGCAGCGGACACGGCACGCGCAGGCTGAAGTCGATCAGCGCGACGATCGGACGTGAACGCAAAGCATATGAAAGCCGCGATTTTTCATCGTGGATAAGGTTGTCGGGCGAGTTTCACAAGGAGCTCGCGCAGCTTACCGGCAACACTGTCTTGTGCGAATGCCTGTCGGGGCTGGTGGCGCGCTCCACGCTGATATCGGCGTTGTATGAGTCGCTTGGCCGGAGCTCCTGCAGTTTTGAGGATCATGAGGAAATCCTGGCCGCACTCGACGCCGGCGACGCGCCCAAAGCCGCCGAACTGATGGCGCGTCACTTGCAGGACGTGGAAATGAAAATGCTCGACCGGCCCGCTCGCGGCGCAGTCGATCTGCATGAAGTCTTCGCCAAACCGAAGTCCGCCGAGCGCGAAAAAAGCGCTTGA
- the tadA gene encoding tRNA adenosine(34) deaminase TadA — MTAVSEPASPDERDRRFMALAQAAAEKARALGEVPVGAVLVRGDEVISTGFNHPIGAHDPSAHAEMAALRAASIALENYRLPGCELYVTLEPCIMCAGAIMHARIARVVFGAHDPKTGACGSVVDAFAIGNLNHHTTVTGGVLGDECANALRSFFAERRRETKAARDARNAATPDPADPLLPRP; from the coding sequence GTGACAGCCGTTTCCGAGCCTGCATCCCCGGACGAGCGCGACCGCCGGTTCATGGCGCTTGCCCAGGCCGCCGCCGAAAAAGCGCGTGCGCTGGGCGAAGTGCCTGTGGGTGCGGTGCTGGTACGTGGCGACGAAGTCATCTCGACCGGTTTCAATCATCCTATTGGCGCCCACGATCCATCGGCGCATGCCGAAATGGCTGCGTTGCGCGCCGCTTCCATCGCACTCGAAAACTACCGCTTGCCCGGTTGCGAGCTGTACGTCACGCTCGAACCCTGCATCATGTGCGCCGGCGCAATCATGCATGCACGCATTGCGCGCGTGGTGTTCGGCGCGCACGATCCCAAGACCGGCGCGTGCGGCAGTGTCGTCGATGCATTCGCCATCGGCAACCTGAACCATCACACGACCGTTACCGGCGGTGTGCTCGGCGACGAATGCGCCAACGCGCTGCGCAGTTTCTTCGCCGAACGCCGGCGCGAAACCAAGGCGGCACGCGATGCCCGCAACGCCGCCACGCCTGATCCCGCCGATCCACTTTTACCTCGCCCATGA
- the ldcA gene encoding muramoyltetrapeptide carboxypeptidase, whose translation MTLRARTIDLVAPSGYPALEPVERAIARLQEQGHTLENASSAWRRYQRFGGTDSERAADINRLADPSRPLPEIVLAVRGGYGASRILHGLDYDGLQRRLRDQPVVMVGHSDFTALQLALFARAGIKTFGGPMLTADFGAEELSAFTMDHFWEAITKPSFTVTSDVPQAQSADVNGMLWGGNLAMIASLIGTPYMPPVEGGILFLEDVNEHPFRVERMIYQLHLSGILARQQAVVLGQFTSAKLSEYDNGYTFETMVEQVRSLVAIPVVTGLQFGHVPDLLTLPFGATAHLVARPSGFSMKLSDYPHLS comes from the coding sequence ATGACCCTTCGCGCACGCACCATCGATCTCGTTGCACCTTCTGGTTATCCTGCTCTGGAGCCGGTTGAACGCGCGATCGCGCGTCTGCAGGAGCAGGGGCATACGCTCGAGAATGCGTCGTCCGCGTGGCGCCGGTACCAACGGTTTGGCGGTACGGATAGCGAGCGCGCAGCGGATATCAACCGGCTTGCCGATCCGTCGCGGCCTTTGCCTGAAATCGTGCTGGCAGTGCGAGGTGGTTACGGTGCGTCGCGCATACTTCATGGTCTCGACTACGACGGTTTGCAACGCCGCTTGCGTGATCAGCCCGTGGTGATGGTCGGCCATAGCGACTTTACGGCCCTCCAGCTTGCGTTGTTCGCCCGCGCCGGCATCAAGACTTTCGGCGGGCCGATGCTCACTGCCGATTTTGGTGCCGAAGAGCTGAGCGCATTCACCATGGATCACTTCTGGGAAGCGATCACGAAGCCATCTTTCACGGTGACGAGTGACGTCCCCCAAGCGCAATCCGCCGATGTCAACGGCATGCTCTGGGGCGGCAATCTCGCGATGATCGCTTCGTTGATCGGCACACCGTACATGCCACCTGTCGAGGGCGGGATCCTGTTTCTCGAAGACGTCAACGAGCATCCGTTTCGCGTTGAACGAATGATTTATCAGCTTCATTTGTCCGGGATTCTTGCGCGGCAGCAAGCCGTCGTACTGGGTCAGTTCACGAGCGCCAAACTCTCGGAATACGACAACGGATACACGTTCGAGACGATGGTCGAGCAGGTTCGATCGCTGGTCGCGATTCCGGTCGTGACCGGGTTGCAGTTCGGACACGTGCCGGATTTGCTGACCTTGCCTTTTGGCGCGACTGCGCATCTGGTCGCGAGACCAAGTGGTTTCAGTATGAAGCTTTCGGATTACCCGCATTTGTCCTGA
- a CDS encoding ABC transporter ATP-binding protein has translation MIDANAVQVRFKTKTGFADAVRAATFHVNEGEVFGLVGESGSGKSTVLRALTGLVPIAGGSMRIGRHVLGERVDRTFRREVQMVFQDPYGSLYPRFTVDQTLREPLSINGMDRQDERILDALREVGLGPAFRFRYAHQLSGGQRQRVAIARALIVEPRVLLLDEPTSALDVSVQAEILNLLRRLHRERNLTMILVSHNMAVVGFLCQRVAVMRDGDIVEQLSVEAVREQTVAHEYTRSLLLATQGYTRRTEDSARSGAPDRIGH, from the coding sequence ATGATCGATGCAAACGCGGTACAGGTACGCTTCAAAACCAAAACCGGTTTCGCCGATGCCGTGCGCGCAGCGACCTTTCACGTGAACGAAGGCGAAGTCTTCGGACTTGTGGGCGAATCGGGCTCGGGCAAGTCGACAGTGCTTCGCGCGCTGACCGGACTCGTGCCCATTGCAGGCGGTTCGATGCGGATCGGCCGGCACGTCCTCGGTGAGCGCGTCGACCGCACGTTCAGGCGCGAAGTGCAGATGGTGTTTCAAGACCCGTACGGCTCGCTTTATCCGCGCTTCACGGTCGACCAGACATTGCGCGAACCGCTGTCGATCAACGGCATGGATCGCCAGGACGAACGCATCCTGGATGCGTTGCGCGAGGTTGGTCTCGGCCCGGCATTTCGCTTCCGGTACGCGCATCAATTGTCGGGCGGGCAGCGTCAGCGCGTTGCAATCGCACGCGCGTTGATTGTGGAGCCGCGCGTGCTGCTCCTCGATGAACCTACGTCCGCGCTCGATGTATCGGTGCAGGCGGAAATCCTGAATCTGCTGCGGCGGCTGCATCGCGAACGCAATCTCACGATGATCCTCGTCAGTCACAACATGGCGGTGGTTGGATTTTTATGCCAGCGGGTGGCGGTGATGCGCGATGGCGATATCGTCGAGCAGCTTTCGGTTGAAGCGGTGCGCGAGCAAACCGTGGCGCATGAGTACACACGAAGCCTGTTGCTCGCAACGCAAGGTTATACGCGAAGAACGGAGGATTCAGCCCGTTCCGGAGCGCCTGATAGAATAGGACATTAG
- a CDS encoding DnaJ family domain-containing protein, which translates to MKLLDALVEQRISAAAARGEFDNLPGAGEPLEFDDDALVPEEVRVANRIMKNAGFVPPAVEHLRALRDLQNETGVAEDPATRLKLQAKMLALDMALESLRGNCTVVPLEYRRRIAERLSERWSEQEKTADVATHDQAGQK; encoded by the coding sequence ATGAAACTGCTAGATGCCCTGGTCGAACAGCGAATTTCGGCCGCAGCCGCGCGCGGTGAGTTCGATAATCTGCCTGGCGCGGGCGAGCCCCTCGAGTTCGACGACGACGCCCTGGTTCCCGAAGAAGTGCGTGTTGCCAACCGCATTATGAAAAACGCCGGTTTCGTGCCTCCTGCTGTCGAGCATCTGCGCGCGTTGCGTGATCTGCAAAACGAAACAGGCGTTGCGGAAGATCCGGCAACACGTCTCAAGCTGCAAGCCAAGATGCTCGCGCTCGACATGGCCCTTGAATCGCTGCGCGGCAACTGCACGGTGGTGCCGCTCGAGTATCGGCGGCGCATTGCGGAGCGTCTGTCCGAGCGCTGGTCGGAGCAGGAAAAGACCGCAGACGTTGCCACGCACGATCAGGCCGGGCAGAAGTGA
- a CDS encoding ABC transporter ATP-binding protein — protein sequence MHADTLCEIDNLRIAFAAHDGTLTEAVRGISLTLAKGERLGIVGESGSGKSLTGRALLGLLPTSARWSADAMRLDNHNLLALSAKDRRRLCGTQMSMILQDPKYSLNPVMTVAQQMREAFGRQSPRLSGKAMRERIVEALAAVHIRDPERVADAYPHELSGGMGQRVMIAMMVSSGPKLLIADEPTSALDVLVSMQVLSVLDEMIAKHDTGLIFISHDLPLVMSFCDRVMVMVGGRVVETCAARDLANAQHPYTRALLAASPPLRNPPDQLPVLQRDAAWFAEAAR from the coding sequence ATGCACGCTGATACCCTCTGCGAAATCGATAACCTGCGCATTGCGTTCGCAGCCCACGACGGCACGCTGACCGAAGCCGTGCGAGGCATTTCACTTACGCTGGCAAAGGGCGAACGCCTTGGTATCGTCGGTGAATCGGGATCGGGAAAGTCGCTGACAGGACGCGCGCTGCTCGGACTTCTGCCAACATCTGCACGATGGTCGGCCGATGCCATGCGCCTCGACAATCACAACCTGCTTGCCTTGAGCGCCAAAGACCGGCGCCGTCTGTGCGGCACGCAGATGAGCATGATCCTGCAGGACCCGAAGTATTCGCTCAATCCCGTGATGACCGTCGCGCAGCAAATGCGCGAGGCATTCGGGCGGCAATCGCCGAGGCTTAGTGGGAAGGCAATGCGCGAGCGCATTGTCGAAGCGCTTGCTGCCGTGCATATCCGCGATCCGGAGCGGGTTGCCGACGCTTATCCGCACGAGCTCTCAGGCGGCATGGGCCAGCGCGTGATGATCGCGATGATGGTCTCGTCGGGGCCCAAACTGCTTATCGCCGATGAACCCACCAGCGCGCTCGACGTCCTGGTTTCCATGCAAGTGCTCTCGGTGCTCGACGAAATGATCGCGAAGCACGACACCGGTCTGATCTTCATCAGCCACGACTTGCCGCTCGTGATGTCGTTCTGCGACCGCGTGATGGTGATGGTCGGCGGCCGCGTGGTCGAGACGTGCGCGGCGCGTGATCTCGCGAATGCGCAGCATCCGTACACGCGCGCTTTGCTTGCAGCGAGCCCACCGCTGCGCAACCCGCCGGACCAGTTGCCGGTATTGCAACGCGACGCTGCATGGTTCGCCGAGGCCGCGCGATGA